The window taaaaaattaatgagTAACAATAAAAAAAGCCCCAGTAAAGTTGGTGAATTTTCCACCAGTAATCTCAGGAACTTTGTGTAGTGGGACTTTACCCAAGCTTAGGAGAAATGCAGATCAGAGCCCTGGGCTGCCAGAACAGAGATTATTTATAGATAAATGTGAATATCTATTTATAGCTATATGTGAATGAGCACTTCACATGTTGCTTTATAACTCTTTACTTCCAGGAGCATCAGAGTTTATGTGAATATGCTTTGATCCCTTGTCACACTGGCTGTGGGCACGTGGTGATGAGGAGGAAGCTGGCAGATCACTTGGAAAATGGCTGTGTCAATAATGTGACAGTGTGTCAGCAGTGCCAGTGCAGCCTGGCCAGCTCTGAATGCCAGGTAAGAACATTTCTCTCTCAAATAAAGGCTTCTTATTGATGGTCTCAATGACCTGTGGTGCCATTTCCCCATCCTGATTTCGTTGCACTCAgggaatatttaattttcccGAGTTTGATCATTTTTCCACACAAGTGTTGGAGGGAAAAATGGATGTGACAATCTGCTGGTGATGTGACAAAGTGCCCATGTGCTCCCCTGGGcttgggcagcccaggtttcagctcctgccTCAAAATGAGTCCTGGTGTGAGGCaagagaaaaccagaaaagcacagacagcagcagggagggggtcTTGAAAGTGGCTGAAGTTTATTCAAACTAAAACTATTCACAAATGTGTAGGGCAGGATTCTGTCAGATATTATTTCTGTTAGATCTGACCAGGTGTAAATCTCCAAATTATCAGCAGTGTCCACAGACCAGGAAGATCTCACTCTGAACCTGCCACAGATTCAAGCAGTGCCCATTCAAATATAtttgctttgtattttttatgtTACTTGCTCAAAACAATGAATATTGTTCCCTCCTAATGATTTCAAGAGAATAATTGCCAGCCTTGCAGTTGGGCATGGTGATTAAAGACCCACACTTGAATATTGTGTGAATATTTCAGAGATGTAAATAATTCTGTGTGTCCAAAGTGTCACAAATTGGTGCCTTTCAAATACTCAGCTGAGAGATTTATAAGGGATTATGAGTCCTCCTGGGGTAAGAATGGGGTGCTCTGCTAAaatctgctgcttctgcttgtGCTCCTCTCTTGGAGTCCTGggtgctgagaattttaaactttctgtgctgaagggCACAGACCCCCAAGAAAATCCTAtatttgacctgaggccgtggagaaggcttccaaaattgattgACAGCACTGGGATGATGCGCGTGGAGTTGGATtggaagtgtgtaatatcacagggtggaaaacaaGTGCCTTCCATCCCGACCTccacagaggcagaaaaaagaagccaaaaccCGGCATTGCTCATCCTTCCCTGACctgcagagagaggagagcccgGAGCCAGGCTCATCCTCCCGGTGCTAAACCCAAAACTGTGAACACCAGAAGGTGGCAACAGGAATTCCTGCCAGCCTTCCTGAGtgccagctggggctgcagggggaacCTGAGCCCGCTGTGCCCCTCCTCTGCTCAgggctccctgcagccccagcgccTCCAGAGCTCTTTTCCTCCCACTCAGCCACCACCTAATTCATATTTTGGTTGGGAAACCTTGGTAACCGAGCAGGGGGTTGGCCTTGAGGTGTGGCTCCTTTAGTGTGTGTAGAATTCTGGTTACAGGATCTGCTTTAATGAATTTGCACTGAGTTCAGAATTGTGATTATTTGTGGGTTTTCCACGTGTCCACAACCCTCTGGGAGAAAATAGTAAATTTTGGGTGCTGCTCTTGCTCTCTTCATTTTATTCATTCAGTTTAAGgtcttgtgatttttttttttttgtatttctctatttttaaataaacttcTCTCCTCTGAAGGAGAGTGTCTCTCCCCCTCAAGAAATTTGTGATATGAAGGAGTAAAAGAGCAGAAATTAATAAGATCACTGGCAAGATAAAGAGTGTTAAAAAATGGGTTAGAGAGTGAGAAAAACCCGTGGCTGCATTTCTGAGAATCGAAAGGGAAACCTCAGAACTGGTGTGCAAAGGAGCTTGTGAAGATTAAAGCCACCCCCGCTGCAGAGTGTGAGGGCAAAGCTGGCAGTTGCTGTGTTAAATACAAATATTACAGAACCAGTGGCAGGGGGATCCCTTCACCCTCCCTGGAGGCAGAAACGGCAGGAGGGCCCCTGTGAGTGGAGATGCATTTTCTGTAGCACATCACGATGGAGAATTTGGATTCCAGCCTCCAAAGTTTCCATAAGCAGGATGCAAGAAGGGTCTGCACGTTGAGCAAAGTGTATGAAGTCAGCACGGGAAGAGTTTATATTTGAATTATATTTGAATTAGAATTTATATTGGAGTTTCCTGTGCTGTAACCTGTTTATGTTCATATATGTATATCTGTATATATTTGAATTTCCTGTTCTGCTGGTCATTGCTGTTTTCCTGTTCTGTAACCCCCTGCTTGTCACTGCATGTATGTGAGTGcacatttttgtgtgtgtgcacataaCTCTGAACCTGGCAACACTTGCACATTGCCAGTCTTGTATGCAATATCCCAGGGTGACCTTTAATTCAATAATTAAATAAGGCACtgactttttccctttttgttttaatgacaGGAGCATTCATGTGAAGGCAGTTTATGCAAGGAACAAAAACCTGTGCAAACAGAAGCAGCATCAAAGGAAAAGGTGGGTGAAAGATGAGGGAGTGCAATGCAGCTTTATTTCAATTAATAAAATTACCGCTTGTTCATTTAGATTAAACGAACAGCTGAGAACATCTTCAGATCCAGCAGTTGTTTCTGGCTGCTCTTTACATCCCAGCGAAGCCCTGCTGACTGccttccctcccctgctcccacaATTACCTTCACTAAATTATCTTCTCAATTAACCTTCTAAAATATTTGTTCCCTCTCATACCTTGAGTGAGAGCCTCCTGACCAGGAGTGTGCTGTACAGCATCTTCTTTGTGAGAAATTGTTGCCAGGTGATCCCTGCGCTCATTAAATTGTGTTCTGTCGTTATGGGGTCTGGGAGATGGGCACCTCACTGCCAGGCTGTGTGCAGGAAACTTGCTCTCAACCACACTCTTAATTGATTTACCATCAATTTTCAAAgctggttgggcactggaagcTGTGGAATTACCTTGATTTGAATTAATCTGATTTATAGCTGCCGGGTTTGTGGCTTAGGTGTTTGTAGGGAAATAAAAGAATTCCCTTCAATTGGTTTTGATTAtttcctctgcattttttttttcaacagagCTACTCTACATCCTCATCCAACAAGGATAGCTGTTGTTTTTCTGAAGTTGGCTGTTCATTTAGGGTGAGTGAAACAAGTCTCTTCAGGCATGGTCCACCCTGGTTTGGACATTCCCTTCAGGGAAGTGTCTCTCAAAACAGAATCAGCACTTTTGATGCCAGATGATGGAGCTGCACCTGCACCTTGCAGTTTTTCCATGGCCCAAGGAGCTGAAGGGTTGCTGGGTTTGTCCCCGGGGCAGCTGTGGTGGCCGTGGAGGGTGCAGTGACAGCGTTGTCTCTTCCAGGGAAGCAAAGAGAAGATCCAGGAGCACGAAAACTCCGCCGTGGGGGCCCAcatgctgctcctgctgcagcacatgaggcagctgcagggaacCCTGTGCTCCAAGGGCTTCTCCCCACGGCCAGAGCTGAACTTGAAGAGTGCAGGAAAAAGCATCTGTGACCTGCagatcccagcagggctggagctcagcagggaTCCAGAAATGGACTGTTTCCCTGGATCTTCCTCTGTCCCTGAGGATGAGtctgtcctgcagcagctcatgagGGAGAAGGTGATTTCTGAGCTGGAAAATAAGCTGCACGTGTTTGAGAACATTGTGGCAGTGCTCAATAAGGAGGTGGAGAGCTCTAACTTGGAAATCCTGGCCTTCAGGAGACAGAGTGAGCTGGACCAGAACATAATACGGGGCCTTGAACTGAAGGTAAAAATGACAGCAAGGATTGTCTGGGTGCTTGTTCTGTAGACAACAAATACTGACACACGTCAGGGGGAGCTGGGGTAAGGATCAGAACAGGAGTCTGAGCACTGAAGGGCTCAGGTCTGGACACACATTCAGGACCCTTTTGTTGTTTGATACATCTTCAAACGTGCATCTCTAATATTTGTTCTCTAAATCCACGTTTAGGTAGTGAGATACTCCTGAGAGTTTTGAGTGTTAGTTTGCCATGATCAGACTGTGAGCAGGCAGAAGAGCTGTTTAATTGCCTGATCCTTTCACAGCAGCATTTTGCCTGGAGGCCCAAACAacatctctgtgtgtgttttgaCATATTGCTGTCACTTAGAAAAGAATCAAAGCAGAGCTTCCAGAACATGAGGACTCCAGAAGGATCCAGCCacccctgcagcacagcctggagcagggggTGACTGAGGActggtttttttctcccagatTGCAGAGCTGCACCGGTGCCTGACACAGAAGGACGTGGGCCTGAGCAGCCTGCACAAGAGCCTGCTGTTCTCTGAGCAAGCCTCCTACGATGGTATCTTCCTCTGGAAAATCACAGAGGTTGCCAGGAAGCTCCAGGACTCTGTGACTGGCAGGACAGTCAGTTTGTACTCCCCAGGTAAAGCACAAGATGGAGATGTGTGTTCACCAACCCCAACCCTTCAGAATCCCCCCTCCCCGTTTCTCCAGAACTCTGCTTCTTTCTGCTCGTGCCAGCAGGAGCATCTTTAAAACAGCTCCTTAAGCCAAGTTTGTGCAGAGATCTGTAATCCAGGGCACTGGGATGTGCTTTTCCAGAGGGCTGTGCTCTAGTTTGGGCTCTCATCCTGCCCTTTGccctccagcagagctgcctgcagtgGATCCATCCCTCCTAGCCCTCAGCTCGGTGTCTGCTGGCACCACGTGGCTCCAGCTCTTTCCCATGTGGGAAGTAGCTGGATTAGGTAAATTACACTTGTGTGGCTAATAACAGGTAATTTTCACCAAGGTTTGAGGCACTAAAAGGATTCCAACCAGTGGGTTTTCATTGCTTGTAATCTCCAGGGGGTGCTGGTTTGTCTGTTCTCCTTTCTGTGAGAGCAAACCACGTCACACATTACCTTTTCCCATATGCCAGAACACacattatgcttttttttttccccaaaaaaactGCTTTACTAATGAAAAGCTTCGATTTTCAGCTTTCTACACTGCAAAATATGGCTACAAGGTGTGTCTGAGGGTGTACCTGAACGGGGATGGGACAGGGAAAGGAACCCACATGTCCTTGTTCTTCGTTGTCATGAAAGGAGATTACGACGCTTTGCTCCCGTGGCCTTTCAGGCACAAGGTAAGAAGGGAAACCTTCCCACATCTGATCCCAGCCAAAAGTCAACACAAGGTGACTCTTTCCCTGGAGTTTTGTGGAAGTTGAGTGCTTTGCCACATCCCTTTCCGAAGGTGAGGAGCTGCCCTGCAGTCCCGGGTAAGATTTGTCTCTGACTGGAGTCCCTTGCAGGGaaagctgctcctgctgatATTCCAAACTTTGCCAGGCGGGATTTTCACCACCAGAACGTGGTGTTTGGAATATTCCAACCTGTGTCCGCCTGGGCTAAAGCCAGACGCGTCTTCTCCTGGCTCTTGCTAAACACAGGTAAAATCAGTTTAGGAGGGAATTACGGTTTGCTGCCTGAAGGCATCAGAGGGGTGAGGTGAGAGTTCCACTTACAGAGGTGCCACAGATGTCTGATGTGATCCTggtctggttttttttcccctaagtgTGATCTGATAATGGCAGCAGCAGTTAGGAAAGCAGTGAAACCATGGCAGAGCCTGACCTCTGCTCCGGCACTTGACTTTGGGAGGTAATAATTCTGTAAAGCTTTCCTATAAATAGTTTTACTGCCAgttagaagcaaaaaaaaatagaaatcaaaGTTCCCAATTAAAAGATTATTACATATATTTCCTATTTCAAGGTATGGAACAGTGAGTTAATAAAAGGGGTGATGAGGTGGGAAGATTCTACTGATATTTAGGTTGTGTCTTTTACATATTTGTGCATGGGCAACCAAGCTATTTCTTCTGATTCCAAAGCACAATAACAGAATAAATGTAATGATTGTAACCAAACCCAGGGGCTGTTTAGGTTGTCAGGAGAGAGAGACTTTGGACTGTGCAGTTCTCTACCAAGGAATAATTCCTAACTTTATTCAATTCAATTTCATTTTGTCGGTAACAAAGTTTTAAAAACTTCATCTGGGCGTTCACACGAACTGACCTTGCTGGTTGGAAACATTTGTTACAGTTTGAATTTAATTACCAAATGAGCATCCAGCTGCTTTTGCAGCGCTCCTGTCCCTGCTTGCTTGGTTTTCCACTCCAGTAACTCCTCACTGCCACATTCTGTTTTTCAGGTGACATTTATGTTGCTTGACCAAAATAACAGGGAGCACATAATTGATGCCTTTCGCCCAGACCTGACTTCTGCTTCCTTCCAGAGGCCAGTGAATGACATGAATGTGGCCAGTGGCTGCCCCATGTTCCTGCCCTTGGCCAAGCTGCAGTCCCCCAAACACGCCTACGTGAGAGAGGACACGCTTTTCCTGAAATGCATCGTCGAAACAAATTAGCAAATCCCGAAGTGTGGTTGGCTGGGGCTGAATGCCAACAGATTATGAGGCAAAACCCCTCAGTTTGTGAGCTTGTGTTAGTTTGTGTGTACACAAAATCCCCAGAGCCTGCACCCCCTGACCCCACCGCCATCCCCTGGAGATGCccccgagcagcagcagctggcaggggcTTGTTTCACGGAgcagccagctctcctgggtgAGGTGTCACTGCCCCACGCCGCTGGAGAAGGGGCTGCTCCCCCTCACAGCTGCCCTGGGGTGCTGTGCTccgggcaggggctgggctggcttccctgcccagggaggagcaggactgcgctgctggggctgcccgtCCGTCCCGTCCTGGGCAGTGCCCGGCGGCTGCAGCTCCTTTCCCCGAgctctgggctcagctcctgtggggcctggcagccccaggggggggattttggctgCCCCCCAGCAGGAGCAAGGGCAGATTTCTTCCCCCGAGGCCCGGATCGAGTGTCTCTGTGCTTCCCTGGAAGCCGGGAGCTGTGGCCCCCTCACCCCGGGGGATTTATTCCTTGCTATTTATTCCAAACCTCTGTTTCTGAAAGGGGATGTTGTGTTGCATCAGCAGGCAGGGACCAGGTCACACTGTGCGCGGGGGAATTACCTCTGGGATTTCCAAAGGAGCCCTTGGGCTTTCCCATTGTGGATACGGAGCTCTGGGAAGGCCAGAGCTCTGCCCCAGGCAGGGTAAGGCCCCTCAGTGGTCTGGTTTAGTGTCCAGTCACTTCCTGGACCTTCAAGGCAGGTGACTTATTAgaaattattgatttttttttttaatttttgcttaaTGTGCTCTGATGTTAACGTATTTTTGCATGCTAAAATGCAAGtgctagaaattattttatttttgggggattttctaATAGAGGGAAggaatgaatattttttttttataagcaAGACAAGCTTGGGACTATCTGGATGTGTGCAAAGTCTCTCACTTCTGTCTTGGCAACAGCCTTTAAATAATTCGTTGTGATAAAGCATCACATTTCAAAAACACCCACCCCATAAACAAATATTTATCAAAGTTTGTCTGGGAAGGAACTGGATATTCTGTGTGTCTTTTCCTCTATTCTACCTTTCAAATGTTCTTTCAGGGACAGAGTACTGGAGTAATTTACCTAAATATATCATGCTTTTCCTGTCTGTATCACTTTGACATGTGCTGTATTTATTACAATCATTCATATTTTCttatgatttta of the Anomalospiza imberbis isolate Cuckoo-Finch-1a 21T00152 chromosome 21, ASM3175350v1, whole genome shotgun sequence genome contains:
- the TRAF1 gene encoding TNF receptor-associated factor 1 isoform X1; the protein is MAENSPRSLQDPPGSAPDENEFPFGYPTSICEDVPGQKFLCSNCNNILKKALQTLCGHRYCSACLTWIVRNNKNAICQKCKEEDPNTLGEESLLAEERAFGDAAINKEISELRVHCVTLGCSWSGIMKDFEEHQSLCEYALIPCHTGCGHVVMRRKLADHLENGCVNNVTVCQQCQCSLASSECQEHSCEGSLCKEQKPVQTEAASKEKSYSTSSSNKDSCCFSEVGCSFRGSKEKIQEHENSAVGAHMLLLLQHMRQLQGTLCSKGFSPRPELNLKSAGKSICDLQIPAGLELSRDPEMDCFPGSSSVPEDESVLQQLMREKVISELENKLHVFENIVAVLNKEVESSNLEILAFRRQSELDQNIIRGLELKIAELHRCLTQKDVGLSSLHKSLLFSEQASYDGIFLWKITEVARKLQDSVTGRTVSLYSPAFYTAKYGYKVCLRVYLNGDGTGKGTHMSLFFVVMKGDYDALLPWPFRHKVTFMLLDQNNREHIIDAFRPDLTSASFQRPVNDMNVASGCPMFLPLAKLQSPKHAYVREDTLFLKCIVETN
- the TRAF1 gene encoding TNF receptor-associated factor 1 isoform X2, translated to MAENSPRSLQDPPGSAPDENEFPFGYPTSICEDVPGQKFLCSNCNNILKKALQTLCGHRNNKNAICQKCKEEDPNTLGEESLLAEERAFGDAAINKEISELRVHCVTLGCSWSGIMKDFEEHQSLCEYALIPCHTGCGHVVMRRKLADHLENGCVNNVTVCQQCQCSLASSECQEHSCEGSLCKEQKPVQTEAASKEKSYSTSSSNKDSCCFSEVGCSFRGSKEKIQEHENSAVGAHMLLLLQHMRQLQGTLCSKGFSPRPELNLKSAGKSICDLQIPAGLELSRDPEMDCFPGSSSVPEDESVLQQLMREKVISELENKLHVFENIVAVLNKEVESSNLEILAFRRQSELDQNIIRGLELKIAELHRCLTQKDVGLSSLHKSLLFSEQASYDGIFLWKITEVARKLQDSVTGRTVSLYSPAFYTAKYGYKVCLRVYLNGDGTGKGTHMSLFFVVMKGDYDALLPWPFRHKVTFMLLDQNNREHIIDAFRPDLTSASFQRPVNDMNVASGCPMFLPLAKLQSPKHAYVREDTLFLKCIVETN